A DNA window from Paenibacillus sp. HWE-109 contains the following coding sequences:
- a CDS encoding adenylate/guanylate cyclase domain-containing protein, whose amino-acid sequence MNHKDLKQSLDLEVEDILNSDFDILIKSVDVVPDRNDADITFPNTDSMVQRVKMIETCVLYIDIRKSTEMNLYHKPKTLAKLYSSFVRSMARGSEFYGGKVRNIIGDRLMVVFNKENCYLNSIKTAILLNSIAQYTIDKKFVHNEFKCGIGIDYGKMLVTKAGIIKYGHENENYKSLVWLGRPANIASKLTDLANKTHSEKIIEVATTGNANGNWSWHKESILEFVKNLEKDVFTKRMNHKHPDFQSFIISEDEQYTPTILITESVYNGLIKDHPSNSMVINKQWNEVKFLKVAGYSGKIYGADLHWPDYKNG is encoded by the coding sequence TTGAACCATAAAGATTTGAAACAGTCATTAGATTTAGAAGTTGAAGATATTTTAAATAGTGATTTTGATATATTAATTAAATCAGTGGATGTTGTACCCGACAGGAATGACGCAGATATTACCTTTCCAAACACTGATAGTATGGTACAGAGAGTCAAAATGATTGAGACTTGTGTCTTATATATAGATATTAGAAAATCAACAGAAATGAATTTATATCATAAGCCGAAAACGTTAGCGAAATTGTATTCATCTTTTGTTCGATCAATGGCCCGTGGGAGCGAATTTTATGGCGGTAAAGTAAGAAATATCATTGGAGATCGTTTGATGGTAGTTTTCAATAAAGAAAACTGTTACTTAAATTCAATCAAAACAGCAATACTGTTAAACTCTATAGCCCAATATACGATTGACAAGAAATTTGTACATAATGAATTCAAATGTGGCATCGGTATTGACTATGGAAAAATGCTTGTTACAAAAGCCGGTATAATTAAATATGGGCATGAAAATGAGAACTATAAGTCACTCGTCTGGCTAGGGAGACCAGCTAACATTGCATCTAAGTTAACAGATCTTGCAAATAAAACTCATAGTGAAAAAATTATTGAAGTTGCAACTACTGGAAATGCAAATGGTAATTGGTCATGGCATAAGGAAAGTATATTGGAATTTGTAAAAAATCTCGAAAAGGATGTTTTTACTAAAAGAATGAATCACAAACATCCGGATTTTCAATCTTTCATAATAAGCGAAGATGAGCAGTATACCCCGACTATTCTTATTACTGAAAGCGTTTATAATGGCTTAATTAAAGACCACCCTAGTAATTCAATGGTTATTAATAAACAGTGGAATGAAGTTAAATTTCTAAAAGTAGCAGGTTACTCAGGTAAGATATATGGTGCTGATCTTCATTGGCCGGACTATAAGAATGGTTAG
- a CDS encoding DNA polymerase IV, producing the protein MKSERAIMLVDCQSFYASVEKAAHPELCNKPIAVGDPARKSGIVLAACPIAKSYGVSTAMRNFEALAACPDLTIVRPRMKTYIDVSTLITEIYETFTDLVEPWSIDEQFVDVTGSTSLFGSPVEIARQMQTKVMLSTGVWIRAGISSNKVIAKMATDHFAKKSESGVFELPVDQIESILWPLPVSQMYMVGSRMTAHFVKMGLNTIGDIARLELAEFKRRMRIRMGRQSDIKAEYYWQTARGIDPSPVVARAFAKPQSITRGRTVQSTKYQTMEDIEPLMIELVIEVCRTSRRNKSMGRVVTVSAGTMTRGFSRQMTIPSPTCLEHHVVTAARELFKKNWNGDPITHLAVDLSQLTDDSTHQLDLFEDIERNLRLAKAQDSIKDRFGGAAIIRASSLLETAQAKERAIMIGGHYA; encoded by the coding sequence ATGAAATCAGAACGAGCTATTATGCTCGTGGACTGTCAGAGCTTTTATGCCAGTGTGGAGAAAGCGGCGCACCCAGAGCTTTGTAATAAACCCATAGCGGTTGGTGACCCTGCCCGTAAGAGCGGTATTGTACTAGCTGCTTGTCCCATTGCGAAATCTTATGGTGTATCAACTGCGATGCGAAATTTTGAAGCTCTTGCTGCTTGCCCAGATCTTACTATAGTCCGACCAAGAATGAAGACGTACATTGATGTCTCTACACTCATTACGGAAATTTATGAAACCTTCACCGACTTGGTTGAGCCGTGGAGCATTGACGAGCAATTTGTTGATGTAACAGGTTCAACGTCGCTTTTCGGATCACCAGTAGAAATTGCACGCCAGATGCAAACAAAAGTTATGCTTTCTACGGGAGTTTGGATTCGTGCTGGCATTTCTTCAAACAAAGTGATCGCGAAAATGGCCACTGACCACTTCGCGAAGAAGAGCGAAAGTGGCGTGTTTGAATTGCCAGTAGATCAGATCGAGTCCATACTATGGCCGTTACCTGTCTCACAAATGTACATGGTAGGGTCTCGGATGACTGCTCACTTTGTAAAAATGGGATTGAATACTATCGGTGATATAGCACGGTTAGAGCTTGCAGAATTCAAAAGGCGCATGCGAATTAGGATGGGACGACAAAGCGATATTAAAGCCGAATATTATTGGCAAACAGCGCGCGGGATTGATCCCAGCCCAGTCGTTGCAAGAGCTTTTGCGAAGCCGCAATCTATTACTCGAGGCAGAACTGTACAGTCAACGAAATACCAGACAATGGAGGATATCGAGCCGCTAATGATTGAATTAGTGATTGAAGTATGCCGAACAAGCAGACGAAACAAGAGCATGGGGCGTGTAGTGACAGTTAGCGCCGGAACGATGACGAGAGGATTTTCGAGGCAGATGACCATACCTTCGCCGACTTGTCTAGAGCACCATGTTGTTACAGCAGCGCGTGAATTGTTCAAGAAAAATTGGAACGGAGATCCCATCACGCATTTAGCTGTAGATCTGTCTCAATTGACAGATGACAGCACGCATCAGCTCGATCTATTTGAGGATATCGAAAGAAATCTTAGGCTCGCCAAAGCTCAAGATAGTATTAAAGACAGATTTGGCGGTGCAGCAATTATTAGAGCTTCTTCACTGCTAGAAACTGCACAAGCCAAAGAAAGAGCGATTATGATAGGGGGACATTATGCTTGA
- a CDS encoding helix-turn-helix domain-containing protein: protein MSKLSKHVGIKIRNLRKNRGLTQEQLGELVDLPQSYIGGIERGEKNISLETLERIVRTLRVDPSNLFSGYDLTNSQYERSKLLDSTHLLIEQCSDKELTLIKKLVEVVISEAKN from the coding sequence TTGTCCAAACTCTCAAAGCACGTAGGAATAAAAATTAGAAATCTTCGCAAAAATAGAGGACTAACCCAGGAACAGCTAGGTGAGCTCGTTGATCTCCCTCAGTCCTACATTGGTGGTATTGAGCGCGGTGAAAAAAATATTTCCTTAGAAACCCTCGAAAGGATTGTTAGGACTCTTAGGGTAGATCCTAGCAATTTATTTAGTGGCTACGACCTTACTAATTCACAGTATGAGAGATCGAAACTATTGGATTCTACGCATCTTTTAATTGAACAATGCTCAGACAAAGAACTAACTTTAATTAAAAAATTGGTTGAAGTTGTAATTTCAGAGGCTAAAAATTAA
- a CDS encoding Pycsar system effector family protein has product MMNELKYIFSNVNEWLKFSEAKNIALLTVNGASFFVVLQVLNSELKLSVSIVKCLWLLSFLLIISMYFHFWALIPNIKTPRSKRGTNGADQSNLYFFGDISKYTAPNYLTAIRQKYLNETVTSFQADEIDLANQIIVNSQITYWKNVRCKYGLYVTLTGFIILAITILVNLILDVTGW; this is encoded by the coding sequence ATGATGAATGAGCTCAAATACATCTTTTCCAATGTAAACGAATGGCTTAAATTTTCGGAGGCAAAAAATATTGCACTATTAACTGTGAATGGAGCAAGCTTCTTTGTAGTTTTGCAAGTTCTTAATAGTGAATTAAAACTATCGGTAAGTATTGTAAAATGTCTTTGGTTATTGTCATTTCTTCTGATTATCAGCATGTACTTTCACTTTTGGGCGCTCATACCAAACATAAAAACCCCTCGATCTAAAAGAGGAACAAATGGAGCAGATCAAAGCAATTTATATTTTTTTGGCGATATTTCAAAATACACAGCCCCTAATTATCTTACTGCAATTAGGCAAAAGTATTTAAACGAAACCGTTACTTCTTTTCAAGCTGATGAAATAGACCTAGCAAATCAAATAATAGTGAACTCCCAAATTACATATTGGAAAAATGTTAGATGCAAGTATGGTTTGTATGTCACTTTGACAGGCTTCATTATTTTAGCAATAACAATCCTTGTAAATTTAATCCTAGATGTGACAGGCTGGTGA
- a CDS encoding chitobiase/beta-hexosaminidase C-terminal domain-containing protein has translation MILLKKWTAAAMATLLLLPYAVIGKPQEAAASANRAVIREGSTYLLDFESGTMQNSTYHDGNSNAFKFSGDTGHVSLNGGQMVLGPFNGSTIGVFDYGFASNPTNKFEDFELSFDMTMTHRELNKQAGIQFQKNAWNDGWDAQFKTHVTYDGKMNFFEGATSIANMDGGKYRGIKEYGVPGLNRDIMPWETFRVKQVVDGKRVRTYVNGSTTPIVDVLRASEVGAGFVGVFANGNAGFKMDNFLLNKLKPENERDDFGLAGDIDGFYVYIPVLNESVSNFNIHYRNTTDNTNEQIFKYSGTRDKYVRIDGLTPNKDYKVELYPVYKSDRTQIETDMTMYRSKTVHVGQSLQTQLTVTEGETFYGGSKQIDISVIGAEQIRYTLDGSEPTISHGYPLSGDFIFGDSLVVDKTTNFKAIALLHGEIKAQREETYVAGVNPVSLTNAAIFHVSQPVVMQSVYADSLLYTTDGTNPLYDAVTDTAANGTIVHAPTVSLTVTETTYLKAMAVRGGLAGAIASAKYTKVPLGNTLVTDWNFTSPTVILAQEQDDLYGKTSAPWSNLLGWDANSDKGVWANHIETDNVYRDSEGVHLFTTSAPIEASTSNPNFYLDLHDAGFPNIPADYRYLSIWMKVNHTANAAIYFGTDAGADTNKLSESRKVAFRNTAVEVPEFQHYIIDMGEHAGWTGNITKLRIDPMATYPSMKDGIALIVKGISLLRKQDLPAEIRLTQFETSPQEIVSPGDSFVIKAKLENIGAGATGLSVQLDAPDFLEITPVGGASVTQLASGESVTLTYNATVQGTGAGAIVFSVKGLGIPATRGVSRIFSVNTALPASGQPDDVVIGNEEERLVYPSPETTGLEGYGFAWVEAMRSGAWSRIAVMPSLGSVQEIVGQDQLTVKELYAAAPSSLAPRDFEISFQAPDGAEWSGAVRVTDSVYGNLELKHSLQADRIRNVAAIVGPTMLLGEAGIPALDSQHKVIRSTTDLQGDYINEALFPGLEWLDAMEKNNRSSDTNAVVDTVDAYRYVPHPRKITVPLMAIRKGDLLFGLMWDARQKWDGVHDQPSAFFGLPNRLERGNETVSTKLSLFIPSILNGMNENTTFATGIPAFYDTTLANANNENPIREPFNLAADQVWTLKSQLFVKRSTEIASAVHTWTDEYGLPEPLAYAHGTMQQESEAILTSFENLWSAADNKWMNRIGPAATPTITSAFVMPYAVLGKYGEYDEVAKQRISSAMTGVGSTYSTYGYILPYYLEGIAARTMESLQSVNVDTLVAAAKLVNPSSVTEGVYWDYQTFIARKGFQTSPYMGQLTDVTAGSNAEFLFKMLRQARLTGNAVATTYGLAGLNYMNESFRMPRGSQSWELRNMIPELETAAVAVRANVEAYSLTGSTTYLDAAKLWANRGFPFIYLWDDGSYGVDKADGQGSSFGSHTFMRYGAIAAFGQSIYRADGKPLPGTWFGRSVQWSGHDYGIALMELYEAMDGAGLWTNYLNGGGIDYRKISEGLSVSGSRQTTAADNRYPTHLYDAASLLKWETSDYLYPNYQGAELLGLLLGERTNPITQKITVGAKELRISAPVVFDVLNIQTNQFSLRLNFLRPGEYTIFLQGIAAIGQAQLVGTDQGLGAELTSYAVRSSSGFAEVHLKVTAEGASQAEIALTSVVLK, from the coding sequence GTGATCCTGTTGAAAAAATGGACGGCCGCTGCTATGGCGACTCTGCTGCTCTTGCCTTACGCAGTTATTGGTAAACCGCAGGAAGCCGCTGCTAGCGCAAATCGTGCGGTGATCCGCGAAGGATCCACTTATTTGCTTGATTTTGAATCCGGTACGATGCAAAACAGCACATATCATGACGGGAACAGCAATGCTTTCAAATTTTCCGGGGATACGGGGCATGTATCTTTGAATGGCGGACAAATGGTGCTGGGACCGTTCAATGGTTCAACGATTGGGGTGTTTGATTACGGATTCGCCAGTAATCCTACGAATAAATTCGAAGACTTCGAGCTGTCATTTGATATGACGATGACACATCGGGAGCTGAATAAGCAAGCGGGGATACAATTCCAGAAGAATGCCTGGAACGATGGTTGGGATGCCCAGTTCAAGACGCATGTCACGTATGATGGTAAAATGAACTTTTTTGAAGGAGCAACGTCAATTGCCAATATGGATGGGGGGAAATATCGGGGGATTAAGGAGTACGGGGTACCCGGATTAAACAGGGATATCATGCCGTGGGAGACGTTCCGCGTGAAACAAGTTGTTGACGGGAAGCGCGTTCGCACATACGTGAACGGATCGACGACTCCGATTGTTGATGTGCTGAGGGCTTCAGAGGTTGGAGCAGGTTTCGTGGGGGTATTTGCCAATGGGAATGCCGGCTTCAAGATGGATAACTTCTTGTTGAACAAGCTGAAGCCGGAGAACGAGCGGGATGATTTTGGCTTGGCGGGAGATATTGACGGTTTCTATGTCTATATTCCAGTTTTAAATGAAAGCGTTTCCAATTTCAATATCCACTATCGTAACACGACGGACAACACCAACGAGCAGATCTTTAAATACTCGGGCACGAGGGATAAGTATGTACGTATCGATGGTTTAACGCCAAACAAGGACTACAAGGTGGAGCTGTATCCAGTGTATAAGAGCGACAGAACCCAGATTGAAACGGATATGACCATGTATCGCAGCAAAACGGTTCATGTCGGGCAGTCTTTGCAAACCCAGCTGACGGTAACGGAAGGAGAAACCTTCTATGGCGGTTCCAAGCAAATTGACATCTCCGTCATTGGGGCAGAACAAATCAGGTACACGCTGGATGGCTCTGAACCCACCATATCCCATGGGTACCCGCTGAGTGGCGATTTCATTTTCGGGGATTCCCTTGTCGTAGATAAAACTACGAATTTCAAGGCCATTGCCCTATTGCACGGCGAGATCAAGGCGCAGAGGGAAGAAACGTACGTTGCGGGTGTCAATCCAGTCTCTTTGACGAACGCTGCTATCTTTCATGTGAGCCAGCCTGTTGTGATGCAATCGGTCTATGCGGATTCACTCCTATACACGACAGATGGAACGAATCCGCTTTATGACGCGGTGACCGATACGGCAGCGAACGGAACGATTGTGCATGCGCCGACCGTATCGCTTACCGTTACGGAGACGACTTATTTGAAAGCGATGGCGGTACGGGGCGGACTTGCAGGTGCAATCGCTTCTGCTAAGTACACCAAAGTTCCACTTGGCAACACGTTGGTTACGGATTGGAATTTTACAAGCCCTACGGTTATTCTGGCTCAAGAGCAAGATGATTTGTACGGCAAAACGTCAGCTCCATGGTCGAATCTATTGGGCTGGGACGCCAATTCGGACAAAGGTGTCTGGGCTAATCATATCGAGACTGATAATGTTTATCGGGACTCAGAAGGCGTTCATCTGTTTACGACGTCCGCGCCTATCGAGGCTTCCACCTCCAATCCGAATTTCTATCTGGATCTGCACGATGCTGGCTTTCCCAACATCCCTGCCGATTACCGCTATTTGAGCATTTGGATGAAGGTGAATCATACGGCCAATGCAGCCATTTATTTCGGGACAGATGCAGGAGCCGATACGAATAAGCTCAGCGAATCACGGAAGGTTGCGTTCCGCAATACGGCGGTTGAAGTGCCGGAATTTCAGCATTACATCATCGATATGGGCGAGCATGCCGGCTGGACGGGGAATATCACGAAGCTGCGAATCGACCCGATGGCGACCTATCCCAGCATGAAGGATGGGATTGCACTCATCGTCAAGGGTATTAGCCTGCTTAGAAAGCAGGATCTTCCAGCCGAGATCCGATTGACCCAATTCGAGACCTCTCCCCAAGAGATCGTATCGCCTGGCGACAGCTTCGTTATCAAAGCTAAGCTGGAAAACATAGGGGCCGGCGCGACAGGATTGTCTGTTCAATTGGATGCCCCTGATTTCCTTGAGATCACGCCAGTCGGGGGCGCGTCAGTCACTCAACTGGCTTCTGGTGAAAGCGTAACCTTAACGTATAATGCCACTGTGCAGGGCACGGGAGCAGGGGCTATCGTTTTCTCGGTAAAAGGCCTTGGTATCCCGGCGACAAGGGGGGTATCGCGCATTTTTAGTGTGAACACGGCCCTCCCGGCCAGCGGTCAGCCCGATGACGTGGTGATCGGGAATGAGGAGGAGCGGTTGGTCTATCCTTCACCTGAAACTACAGGACTAGAAGGTTATGGTTTTGCATGGGTGGAAGCTATGAGAAGCGGCGCATGGAGCCGAATCGCCGTTATGCCGTCTCTGGGAAGCGTACAGGAAATTGTCGGTCAGGACCAATTGACTGTAAAGGAATTGTATGCGGCGGCACCGTCATCCCTAGCTCCGCGAGATTTCGAGATCTCTTTCCAGGCTCCAGATGGCGCTGAATGGTCGGGAGCCGTTCGCGTCACTGACAGTGTATACGGCAACCTGGAATTGAAGCATTCGCTGCAAGCAGACAGGATAAGAAATGTTGCCGCCATTGTCGGACCGACGATGCTGTTGGGGGAAGCTGGGATCCCTGCGCTTGATTCGCAGCATAAAGTAATTCGTTCTACGACAGATCTGCAGGGGGATTATATCAACGAGGCGCTATTCCCCGGCTTGGAATGGCTCGATGCGATGGAGAAGAACAATCGATCCTCGGACACGAATGCGGTCGTAGACACCGTTGATGCCTATCGCTATGTCCCTCATCCACGCAAAATTACCGTGCCCTTAATGGCTATAAGGAAAGGGGATCTGCTCTTTGGGCTGATGTGGGATGCTCGTCAGAAATGGGACGGGGTACATGACCAGCCTTCGGCATTTTTTGGTCTGCCGAATCGTCTAGAGCGCGGGAATGAGACCGTATCTACGAAGCTCAGTTTGTTTATCCCCTCGATCCTGAATGGGATGAATGAAAATACTACCTTCGCAACCGGGATACCGGCATTTTACGATACAACCTTGGCCAATGCCAATAATGAGAATCCGATTCGGGAGCCTTTTAACTTGGCGGCTGACCAGGTATGGACGCTCAAGTCCCAACTGTTTGTCAAGCGAAGCACAGAGATTGCAAGCGCTGTTCATACTTGGACGGACGAGTACGGGCTTCCGGAGCCGCTTGCTTATGCGCATGGAACGATGCAGCAGGAAAGTGAAGCGATCTTGACCAGCTTTGAGAATTTGTGGAGCGCTGCAGACAATAAATGGATGAACCGAATCGGTCCCGCAGCTACGCCAACAATTACCTCAGCATTTGTTATGCCTTATGCTGTCTTGGGTAAATATGGCGAATATGACGAGGTTGCGAAACAGCGAATATCGTCTGCTATGACGGGGGTAGGAAGCACTTATTCCACATATGGTTATATTCTGCCCTATTACTTGGAAGGAATCGCAGCAAGGACGATGGAATCCTTGCAATCTGTGAACGTAGACACTTTGGTTGCTGCAGCAAAGCTGGTGAATCCATCCAGCGTAACAGAGGGTGTGTATTGGGACTATCAGACATTTATCGCCCGCAAAGGATTCCAAACAAGTCCCTACATGGGGCAGTTAACCGATGTGACTGCAGGCTCGAATGCTGAATTTCTCTTTAAAATGCTGAGGCAAGCCCGATTGACGGGCAACGCTGTCGCAACGACCTACGGTCTCGCAGGCCTGAACTATATGAATGAGAGCTTTAGGATGCCAAGAGGCTCACAATCATGGGAGCTTAGAAACATGATTCCCGAACTGGAGACGGCAGCTGTGGCCGTAAGAGCTAACGTCGAAGCGTACTCTTTGACAGGTTCAACCACCTATTTGGATGCCGCCAAATTATGGGCTAACCGCGGATTCCCTTTTATCTACCTATGGGATGACGGAAGCTATGGGGTAGATAAAGCGGATGGGCAAGGCAGTTCCTTTGGCAGCCATACGTTCATGCGTTACGGAGCTATTGCAGCTTTTGGGCAGTCCATCTACCGAGCAGATGGCAAACCCTTGCCGGGAACCTGGTTCGGCCGTTCAGTCCAATGGTCCGGTCATGACTACGGCATTGCTCTCATGGAACTGTACGAAGCGATGGACGGAGCTGGCTTGTGGACAAATTACCTAAACGGCGGCGGGATTGATTATCGTAAGATCAGTGAGGGATTATCCGTCAGCGGTTCACGGCAAACAACCGCAGCAGATAACCGCTATCCGACGCACCTTTACGATGCAGCAAGCTTGCTTAAGTGGGAAACATCGGACTACCTGTATCCGAATTATCAGGGAGCCGAGCTGCTCGGTTTGTTGTTGGGAGAGCGAACGAACCCGATCACGCAGAAAATCACAGTAGGCGCGAAGGAACTTCGCATTAGTGCGCCAGTTGTTTTTGACGTATTGAATATACAGACGAATCAGTTCAGTTTGAGACTTAACTTCTTGAGGCCGGGCGAATACACGATCTTTCTGCAAGGGATCGCAGCGATTGGTCAGGCTCAGCTTGTTGGCACGGATCAAGGTTTAGGAGCGGAGCTCACATCGTATGCTGTCCGTTCAAGCAGCGGCTTTGCCGAGGTGCATCTTAAGGTCACGGCGGAAGGAGCATCGCAAGCAGAGATAGCATTAACTTCGGTTGTTTTGAAGTAA
- a CDS encoding DGQHR domain-containing protein: MSNLPQQYVIENVLQCKMRGRVAYQSYFPASVGINLIYVKPYDHPSGKGYQRPVDAKRCADFAYYLSKGEDALFTPILLNAAANWEFVCYDKQRPSYGRLLCKGRASLMDGQHRVGGIEKYVRETNSDINIPFLAFHSLDEDEEIKLFDTINTKAKGIGTSLSKFLRRDSDDISWIATEMMTRKDSPFNSIGSIIGKRTKGRHVTLQNLYRTLTYLMKNENISTLPKEEKIYMALTYYNALRDKFLFEWKDYKGYRITHIVSIDALSIAGSAVLSASLKENKKQVDLSAVMKYVNKLSVEWSSDGPLKYVKGLSGSKKLAEELKDQMMA; this comes from the coding sequence ATGAGTAATCTTCCACAGCAGTATGTTATTGAAAATGTACTCCAGTGCAAGATGCGAGGCAGGGTTGCATATCAAAGCTACTTTCCTGCATCTGTTGGAATTAATTTAATTTATGTAAAACCATATGATCACCCTTCTGGGAAGGGATATCAGCGCCCAGTCGATGCCAAAAGATGTGCGGATTTTGCGTATTACTTATCTAAAGGGGAAGATGCCCTTTTTACTCCGATTTTATTAAACGCTGCAGCTAATTGGGAATTTGTTTGCTATGATAAACAACGCCCTTCATATGGCAGATTGCTTTGCAAAGGTAGGGCTTCTCTAATGGATGGGCAGCACCGTGTTGGAGGAATAGAAAAGTATGTGCGTGAAACAAATTCAGATATAAATATTCCGTTTTTAGCTTTCCATAGTTTAGATGAAGATGAGGAAATTAAACTATTTGATACTATAAATACGAAAGCAAAAGGAATAGGTACATCTCTAAGTAAATTTCTCCGACGCGATTCTGACGATATCAGTTGGATAGCCACAGAAATGATGACTAGAAAAGATAGCCCCTTCAATTCGATTGGAAGTATCATTGGGAAACGTACAAAAGGAAGACATGTTACCCTTCAGAATTTATATAGAACACTGACATATTTGATGAAGAATGAAAATATTAGTACTTTGCCAAAAGAAGAAAAAATTTATATGGCCCTTACTTATTACAATGCGCTTCGAGATAAATTTCTTTTTGAATGGAAAGATTATAAGGGTTATCGAATAACTCATATTGTTTCTATAGATGCTTTATCTATTGCCGGGAGTGCTGTTTTAAGCGCATCACTAAAAGAAAACAAAAAGCAAGTCGACTTATCGGCTGTCATGAAATATGTAAATAAATTATCAGTGGAGTGGTCATCGGATGGTCCGCTAAAGTATGTAAAAGGATTAAGTGGATCGAAGAAATTAGCTGAGGAGTTAAAAGATCAGATGATGGCTTGA
- a CDS encoding HEPN domain-containing protein has product MIYDGFAFFSENRSIPLHYENGFLKLYLDGSHFTFENNTRIVYGQKRGEMVGGGLLFHFALPLENYGVCQTMDETGATIEVPISFGTVKQQVDFFIDDYVENASYTKMIFSFEELNYFIPSSSMCKYSPKDRHVEFSGSSDIITSFPFKYKGRTVTFSLKLSSSYQFSNRCLAETVSHLTLEFDETDDLEFIQSLYYLVQNLFSFLSNRKNISINNAVLVGKRLRIGCVDPQGNVIFADREVPVTSTFYVFDKYQEEPEESKEISKTIQYGSLAPAFENLLSLFLDNKVSSQSIHSSSAARRLLDLKQCLQITAAFEYYQRTFLPEISSLETIQVYDEVRALIDNYITEQKGEKKKKAKRLRDSLRPTVSLQDKICKVYNGYNNWSGLKFILSEYFGDDVTKLASIANQWRNELAHEKREHEPDQDVISSVRLVEHLNYCIVLRLAEYSDQEIKAIIDKILSR; this is encoded by the coding sequence ATGATATATGATGGGTTTGCATTCTTTTCAGAAAACCGTAGCATTCCTTTACACTATGAAAATGGTTTTTTGAAACTATACTTGGATGGCTCACATTTCACCTTTGAAAATAATACTAGAATTGTATACGGACAAAAACGAGGTGAAATGGTCGGGGGCGGGCTTCTTTTTCATTTCGCTCTGCCTCTTGAAAATTATGGAGTATGTCAAACAATGGATGAAACAGGGGCAACCATAGAAGTCCCGATATCCTTTGGGACAGTTAAACAACAAGTAGACTTTTTCATTGACGATTATGTGGAGAATGCTAGTTATACAAAAATGATATTCTCATTTGAAGAACTCAATTATTTTATCCCTTCATCCTCAATGTGCAAATATTCCCCTAAAGATAGACATGTCGAGTTTTCGGGAAGTTCAGATATCATTACGAGTTTTCCGTTCAAATATAAAGGAAGAACCGTAACATTCTCACTAAAATTATCCAGCTCCTATCAATTCAGCAACAGGTGCCTCGCTGAAACGGTGTCTCATTTAACACTCGAGTTTGATGAAACCGATGATCTAGAATTCATTCAGTCACTATATTATCTCGTTCAAAACCTCTTTAGCTTTTTATCTAATCGCAAAAACATATCCATTAACAACGCTGTTTTGGTGGGGAAACGTCTGCGAATAGGATGTGTAGATCCCCAAGGCAATGTAATATTTGCTGATAGGGAAGTTCCTGTAACATCCACCTTTTACGTTTTCGATAAATATCAAGAGGAACCTGAAGAATCGAAGGAGATCTCAAAGACCATTCAGTATGGATCTTTGGCGCCTGCTTTTGAGAACTTGCTCTCTTTATTCCTTGATAATAAGGTTTCCTCCCAAAGTATTCATTCATCCAGCGCTGCCAGAAGGCTGCTTGATCTTAAGCAATGTCTGCAAATAACAGCAGCTTTTGAATATTACCAGAGGACTTTTCTCCCCGAAATCTCATCTTTGGAAACAATACAAGTCTATGATGAGGTAAGAGCATTGATTGATAACTACATCACTGAGCAAAAAGGTGAGAAGAAGAAGAAAGCGAAACGCCTACGCGACTCGCTTAGACCGACCGTATCCCTACAAGATAAAATCTGCAAGGTATATAACGGTTATAACAACTGGTCAGGACTGAAATTTATCTTGTCTGAATATTTTGGGGATGACGTAACAAAGCTAGCTAGTATAGCTAATCAGTGGCGTAATGAACTCGCTCACGAGAAGAGAGAACACGAACCAGATCAAGATGTAATTTCCTCGGTACGTTTAGTGGAGCACCTCAACTACTGCATTGTTTTAAGGCTTGCTGAATATTCCGACCAAGAAATTAAGGCGATTATAGACAAAATTTTATCAAGGTAA